In Geoalkalibacter sp., one DNA window encodes the following:
- the rnk gene encoding nucleoside diphosphate kinase regulator, producing MNERALTFTDYDVERIEDLLEGARNLPARKREGLEALAEELGRGRIVASRQVPSDIVTLNSRVRLRDLDGDRVMEVTLVLPGSADLAQGRLSVTSPIGMAILGFAQGDIVEWAVPAGVKKICIEEILYQPEAAGHFHL from the coding sequence ATGAACGAAAGAGCTTTGACGTTCACCGATTATGATGTCGAAAGAATCGAGGATCTGCTCGAAGGGGCGCGGAACCTGCCTGCGCGCAAGCGTGAGGGCCTGGAGGCCCTGGCCGAGGAACTGGGCCGGGGCCGCATCGTCGCGTCCCGCCAGGTTCCGTCGGACATCGTGACGCTCAATTCCCGGGTGCGGCTGCGTGACCTGGACGGCGATCGCGTGATGGAGGTGACCCTGGTGTTGCCCGGGAGCGCTGATCTGGCCCAGGGCCGACTGTCCGTGACCTCGCCCATCGGCATGGCGATTTTAGGCTTTGCGCAAGGCGATATTGTGGAATGGGCGGTTCCGGCGGGCGTGAAAAAAATTTGCATCGAAGAAATCCTCTATCAACCCGAAGCCGCCGGGCATTTCCATCTGTAG